The following are encoded together in the Chlorocebus sabaeus isolate Y175 chromosome 20, mChlSab1.0.hap1, whole genome shotgun sequence genome:
- the IVL gene encoding involucrin has translation MSQQHTLPVTLSPALSQELLKTVPPPVNTQQEQMKQPTPLPPPCQKVSVELPVEVPLKQEEKHVTIVKGVPEQECEQQQQEPQKQELQQQHWEQHEEHQKTEDPEQQLKQEKAQRDQQLKEQLEEEKKLVDQQLDQEVVKRDEQLGTKKERLLELPEQQQGHLKHLEQQEGQLELPEQQEGQLKHLEHEEEQLEVPEQQVGQLKHLEQQEEQLEHLEQQKGQLKQQKGQLEHLEEQEEQSKHLEQQEGQLKHLEHQEVQLELPEQQVGQLKHVEQQVGQLKHVERQEEQLEHLEQQKGQLEQQKGQLEHLEEQEEQPKHLEQQEGLLKHLEQQEGQLEHLEQQEEQLKHLEEQKGQLKHLEQEGQLELPEQQEGQLKHLEKQEAQLELPEQQVGQPKHLEQQEKQLEHPEQQEGQLKHLEGQLQQPIFAPAPGQIQDIQPALPTKGEVFLPVEQQQQQKQEGQWPLKHK, from the coding sequence ATGTCCCAGCAACACACACTGCCAGTgaccctctcccctgccctcagTCAGGAGCTCCTCAAGACTGTTCCTCCTCCAGTCAATACCCAGCAGGAGCAAATGAAGCAGCCAACTCCACTGCCTCCCCCATGCCAGAAGGTGTCTGTCGAGCTCCCAGTGGAGGTCCCATTAAAGCAAGAGGAAAAGCACGTGACTATTGTAAAGGGAGTGCCTGAGCAAGAAtgtgagcagcagcagcaggagccacAGAAGCAGGAGCTGCAGCAACAGCACTGGGAACAGCATGAGGAACATCAGAAAACAGAAGACCCAGAGCAGCAGCTTAAGCAGGAGAAAGCACAAAGGGATCAGCAGCTAAAGGAACAgctggaagaagagaagaaactcGTAGACCAGCAACTGGATCAAGAGGTAGTCAAGAGAGATGAGCAactgggaacaaagaaagagcGACTGTTGGAGCTCCCAGAGCAGCAGCAGGGGCACCTGAAACACCTGGAGCAGCAGGAGGGGCAGCTGGAGCTCCCAGAGCAGCAGGAGGGACAGCTGAAGCATCTGGAGCATGAGGAGGAGCAGCTGGAGGTTCCAGAGCAGCAGGTGGGGCAGTTGAAGCACCTGGAGCAGCAGGAGGAGCAGCTGGAGCATCTGGAGCAGCAGAAGGGGCAGCTGAAGCAGCAGAAGGGGCAGCTGGAGCACCTGGAAGAGCAGGAGGAGCAGTCAAAGCACCTGGAGCAGCAGGAGGGGCAGCTGAAGCATCTGGAGCACCAGGAGGTGCAGCTGGAGCTCCCAGAGCAGCAGGTGGGGCAGCTGAAGCACGTGGAGCAGCAGGTGGGACAGCTGAAGCACGTGGAGCGGCAGGAGGAGCAGCTGGAGCATCTGGAGCAGCAGAAGGGGCAGCTGGAGCAGCAGAAGGGGCAGTTGGAGCACCTGGAAGAGCAGGAGGAGCAGCCAAAGCACTTGGAGCAGCAGGAGGGGCTGCTGAAGCACCTGGAGCAGCAGGAGGGGCAGCTGGAGCACCTGGAGCAGCAGGAGGAGCAGCTGAAGCACTTAGAGGAGCAGAAGGGGCAGTTGAAGCATCTGGAGCAGGAGGGGCAACTGGAGCTCCCGGAGCAGCAAGAGGGGCAGCTAAAGCACCTGGAGAAGCAGGAGGCACAGCTGGAGCTCCCAGAGCAGCAGGTGGGACAGCCAAAGCACCTGGAGCAACAGGAAAAGCAGCTAGAGCACCCAGAGCAGCAGGAGGGACAACTAAAACATCTGGAGGGGCAGCTGCAGCAGCCTATATTTGCCCCAGCTCCAGGCCAGATCCAAGACATccaaccagccctgcccacaaaGGGAGAAGTATTTCTTCCTgtagagcagcagcagcagcagaagcaggaggGGCAATGGCCACTCAAACATAAATAA